The Fusarium oxysporum f. sp. lycopersici 4287 chromosome 1, whole genome shotgun sequence DNA segment TTGGTATCGTCGGTGTAGGCGGTCTAGGCCACTTTGGCGTTCTCTTCGCTAAGGCCCTCGGCGCCGATAAGGTCATTGGTATTTCTCGCAAGGcctccaagaaggaagaggtcCTCGCTCTCGGCGCAGACGCCTACATCGCCActgacgacgatgaggactGGGCCAACAAGAACGCCAAGACGATCGATCTCATGATCTGCACTGTGTCAAGCAGCAAGATGCCCTACAGCGATTACTTCAAGCTTCTGCGCCACGGCGCCGACTTTGTGCAGGTCGGTGCTCCTGACTCTGGCGAGCTGCCCCCCATCAATGCGttcaacctcatcatggGCCAGTTCAAGCTCAGTGGAAGCTTGATTGGGTCGCCTAAGGATATCGAGGAGATGTTGCAgcttgctgttgagaagaatgTCAAGCCGTGGGTTGAGAAGAGGCCGATGGAGGATGCGAAccaggctgttgttgatatGGAGAATGGAAAGGCGCGATACCGATATGTTTTGGTTAACCAGAAGAACATTGATTAAATTAGCGGGACGTAAATGATAGAGATAGACTGTACATAAGATATGAATGAACaatataataatctttaacAAGAATCTTGACTGGACTCTGGTGATTGACTGGATAGTGGCATACCCCGCTATTTACATCGCGCCCTTCAGCACCATTCATCGGCACTTCATTCAATGAACTACGACAGCTTCAACCTGCTCATATACCATTATTCTTCATTGTAACTACTCAAATCATTTGCTTATGCCCCATACACCATCATAATGCCCCGGTCAGACGAAGCACAAGCCTTCTTCCACGCCGTATACTCAGCCGTTCAAGAGATCCCCCACGGCAAAGTCACGACATACGGCCACATCGCCATGCTCGTTGGAACCCGTACCAAAACCTCACACACCCAAAACCTCAGGTCACTAACATGCCACAGCTCAAAGACCTCGTCAAGTCGGTGTCTGTCTAAAACACCTTCCCGCCGATCCGTCTCAGCCCTTCAACCATGAAAACGTTCCATGGCAAAGAGTCATAAACTCCAAAGGCCAAATATCGCCTAGGTAAGCATCAATCTTCACTCGGTCTCCAAGGGACAAAAGCTCACTTTGTAGATCTCAACCTGGAGGATCCCGCTCACAAGCTGATGCCCTCCAAGCAGAAGCCGTACAAGTCGAGACAAACGCAATGGGCGAACACTCAGTAGACTTCTCCAAGTACGGCTGGTTCCCAGAACTACTCCCCTCAGAAGAAAACGATCAAGGCGAATGATTAAGGTCTTTGAAACTAGTATTTACCACTATCGTCTTCGGAAACAAAAAACCACGTTTTTGTTTCCCTGTATGTAATTTGTAATGCGAAACCCAAAATCAATGGGTCCCCCCTCATAAGAATCATCCCATCTTCCGCTTCATTCTTTGAATCAAAGTCCGCCACCCTAAAATCTCCCTTGAAATCAAAGGGAGTCAAAtcgaaaagaagaaaattaCACATGTACCAAGACAGACACCCAAAATGACATCTTTATGCATCGAGCCGCTCGTGTATGTGATAAATCCCCCCCTTCTTCACAGGGtagaaaaagcaaaaagtaaaaaaaagaaaaaaaagaatcCTCCAAACTCCTGGCCAGTGCTTGAAAACTTGGTTGGGATGCCCGACGACGAAAAAGAGCGCCAGACCGACAATAAAACTCGAGGGGGAATATAGTGAACAACATCAAATCAGAAACGTGATGACACATAAAGGCGTTGCAAAAAGAATCCCATCCCAATCAACCCCCCAATGCTGAATGTGTGTCCCGTGATCAAAGACTCCGGGGCGGGCCGCGCAAAAGCCGGCTAGTCACAGCTTCGCCTCCTCTAGAAGCAGTTCAagcttcccttcttcttcttgcccttgttgatGGCATTCATACGCTCCTCGAGCTGGCGACGGGCAGCCTCGGCAGCCTGTCGCTTCTTGCGCTCCTCCTCCACAGCTTGGAGACTCCATCTGTTGTCCTGAACAGGCTCGGGAGGAGGGCggtccttgagctccttgacctcGACCTCTAGCTCACCAGCACGCTTCTTCCAGGCATCACAATCGGCCTTAACTTTATTAGATTGCCTTTCCAGGTCGGTAAGAGCCTCCTCGAGTGTCTGGGTAAGCTGACGCTCCGCATTAAGGTGCTTCTCGATGGTTCGGATACGCGCTTCCTGGTCTTCAGTAATATGAGAGATGTTAATGTTGTCCTTGCTGATAGGACGCCCGTTGGTGGGTGAGCTGGGAGCTCCATTGACGGGAGATCCCGCACCGTTTGGCAGAGGGGGGAGAGGGATAGCTGGTGGGGGTGATGGGAGGGAGACGTGAGATGCGCTCTTGCGAATGGTCGAGTTAGAGTTTGACCGCTGGACGCCAGCCGCCACTTCGTCCATCTTAGTCTAGGAAGTGTTAGTGAAGTCCACAAATTATCATGCAGAGACAAGCTTACCTGGAGAGCTGCATAATCTTCCTTCAAGACCTGCAATTCGGCAGTGAGGCGTGCAGTAGCGGCATTGGCCTCAACCAATTGACTGTTACGTTCCGTCTGCAGGGTGCTCAATCGGTTATTGGTGATTTGAACCTCGTCAAAGTTATTCTGGAGctgctcctcaagctcctccacaAGTctgctgttcttcttgcttcggtcatcaagatctgtcatcctcttcttggcGATCTTGATCTGCTCAACTAGAGGACCAGAGCCAGCACCTCCATCAAGCATTTCAGCCAAAGCAACCTTGGCGTCTTCAAGATCcttcatgatcttctcatTAATAGATGTGAGCTCGTTGACATGTGACTCAATCTCGGCCCGCTTGGCCTGCTCCTCGTCAAGAACCTTCTTGCTAGCAGCAAGCTCATCGATACGCTCCACCAACTTCTCTGCATCAGcgtcaaggccaagagcCATGGCGACATGGGAAGCTGCCTTGTTGAGTTCATCGCGAACCTCTGCAAGCTCAGTCTCCAATCGGAGAGCACTCTCGGCATGCTCGGATAGCAACACTTCAACCTGCTCTTCGTAGCCCTTCTGCTCGGTCGTCTTAAGATCAGCCAGGGCCTTAGCGtgctcagccttgagctcctcgagCGATGTCTCGTTACTCTTCGCGCCCTCATCATGGGCTGCGATCTGCCCCTGAAGCTTGGCAATAAGCTCTAGCTGTCGGGAGTTGTCCTCTTGCACAGCGTTGTGAGTCTTGTGGAGCTCATCCAACTCGGCGCGAGCAGCAGCATGAGCCTGCTCCAGTTCAGCAACCTTGGTAGcgttgctgttgatgatcgCCTTGTACTCATCAATCTCGTTGCGAAGGAAGCTGATAAGGTTCTGTTGTCGTTGCTCAGCATCGCTGTTTGGCTCATCCTTATCGCCATTCTGGGATCGAGAGGCAGAGATTTGAGCATGGTTAGAAACAACTCgagcctcaagctcctcaatcGTACCCCGCATCTGGGTTTCTGTTGTTGCCATGGAATCAAGCGCCTCCTTGTGCTTCTGCTCCCAGGTGGCCAGCTCAGTCTGGAGCTCGGCAATACGCTGCTCATGCTTGGAGTCAGCATTGTTGGGCTCCTGGAGACTAGATTTGGCAGCAAGTGCTTGTCGCAGTGACTCAAGCTCAGTTGTGAGTGCTTGCTCACGAGCCATGTGAGCGTTCCTCGTATCAGAAAGTTGTCTCTCATTCTGCTCAAGCTGATCCCGCAGTGTTGCCACCATGGACATCTCTACAGGGCTGGCCTTGAGACTGGATCGTTCTCTTGTCAGTCCCGAGATGATGGTCATCTTGGTttccatctccttcttcgcTGCTGCAACGTCTGCTTCTAGTTCCTGAATGCGTTCGCTCCTGACGTGCAGTTCATGGATCGCGGCATTCAAGTTCAGCTCGAAGCTCTGCATGGCCTCGGGCTGAGCGCCGAAGTGCTCAGAAGCAATGTTTCGCAGTGACGAAAATGAGCGCTGGGCACGGTCGACAACGAGCAGGTTCTGACTTGACTTGCGTCGAATAACAGGAGTGCTGGAACGAGGTGATGTAGCTTCCATGACACGGGCACGAGATAGGTCAgtcttgagctcctcaacaATATCGAGGGTCTCGTTGTGCTTGAACTCAAGCTGAGCATATCTCTCGGCCAATTCTCTTTCAGCAGCTTCACGTTCCTGGGCCATTGACTTGAGTCTTTGGAGCTCTGCAGCAATCTCAACATTATCGTGCTGGGGCAAGTTCTCCGTCGATGCGGCTGCGGGCTTCGTGGTAGCAGTTTCGTCGTCAGACAAGATGTCACCGTTCGATGAAGCGGCAGTGGCAGGAGAATCCATGGCTGAGGATAATTCCGAAGAGAGCGATCGCGTAAAGGATGACCTTGGCCCAGCCTTCAGATCATTTGTTCTAGAGTCAGAAAGGAAAGACTCGGGTCGGGTATGGGTCGGTGTGGCCACAGAAATAACCGACTCGCGCTTGGGGTTGACATGACGGGCCTCATCAACGGCATCCTGCATCTCAGCAATCTTACGCATAGCATCCTCGTACTTGGCGTGGAGAGAGTCATAGTCATGAAGAGTCGACTCATGCTCCACGCGCAAGTCAATAAGCTCCTGGGTAACGTTCTCAAGCTTGTCAGCAACAAACTTGGATTGAGCTGGGCTTGGTGGAGGGCCCTCTTCGGTTGGCTTCTCAAGACGCAGAAGATCCTCATCCACTTCCTTGACAGGGCCAATCTTGGTATGAGGGTGGTCTTCCTCGTCACCCTCAGGAATCGGGTCCTCCATTTGGCTATGGCGACTAACGTGGGAAAGGTTTCGAGAGTGTTCGGCCATAGCACGACGAGACGCAACACCGTTGGTTTGCTCAGCAATGTGGTCGGTTCCGTTCTCGGTCCCGGGTTCCTTGCCATCTTGGATCTGGTCAAGCTCTTGGAGAAGCGAGTCGAGCTTACCGAGACTTCTTTGTCGCTCAACCACTTGCTCAAGTCGGTCGATTTCACGTTGCATCAACTCGGCATCTTGGTCCGCCTCAGCAAGACGTTCTTCAAGGGTTGAGATGTAGTCTTCGCATGACGCCTCATTCTCTCGAACACGGGAAATCTCCTTACGAAGTTCCATAATGATCGTGgcgttcttctcttcgccGTTGGTATGTCCATCCAACTTGGCTTCAAGATCGTGTAGATAACTCTCAGTGTTATTCTCTCGGTCCATGAGCTTCTGGAGACGGCTCTGGAGCTGTGAGTTGATAGTTTCGACGTAAGCGCATTTCGtctccttctcgagaagaTTAGCCTCGGTGTTAGAGAGAGTGCCGCGAGTAGAAGAGAGGGACTGCTCGAGAGACTGAATCGTTTTCTCGTATTCCATAACGACTTGCTCAACAGCTTGCGCAAATGAATTCGATCGGTTGAGGCGGTCATCTGCCGTATCACCCGATTCCTCATGGTGGTCCGCGCCAGATTCGTTTTCACGAGCGCGCGCCAACTCAGCAATTAGTCGAGCATGACGCTGGCTCAAGGCGGTATAGCTCTCTTGAGTGTCCAGTAGTTGGTTCTGGAGCTCAGTCTCGCGTTCGTTTTGACGCTCAGATCGATCAGTAATTCCTTGCGCGTTACGTCGAGGGCTGTTGCCTCCATGTTCGGCACTGCGAATTTGTTCACGGAGGAAGgcaacctcagccttgaggCGGTCAATCACAGATTGCTTATCACCCTCTTCGACTTGCTGAATGCGCGGTTTCGATTGAATCGCTCGAGCTCGTTGGGCATACTGGACGGTGTTCAGGGTCTCGCTCAAGTGGAATTCGGCCGGCGTAACACAGGCAATCATGTAAGTGATGGCATTACCACCGAGCGAATCTTGTAGCAGTCGAGTAAGTCGAGAGTCGCGGTACGAGACGTGGGAGCCAGGGTTTCTTGACGAAAGCTGGCTGATAACTTTACCAAGGGCGGCAAGACCGGCATTAATAGAGATACCCTCCTTTGCTCGATCGCCCTGAGCTCCAGTGTTCTTCAGTCTTTCACTTCCAGCCAAATCCACAAAGTGAAGTTTGCTGTCGGTTGTCACAGTAACATCCTGGCCCGTCATCGCTTCGAGTGGTACGGAGAAGCGCTTCTCGGCGCCCTGGCCGGACGACTTGTTCTTGCGCTGAACTAGGTTAAGTGAGAAAACAGCATGGGATCGCGACGACTTGGCGTTGATAGCCGTGGCATCGGTCTGGCGAATAGAGGAGCCGAAGTTCAGAGCATTCATGAGGTCGTCCACCGAGTTGATGTCGACTTGTCGAAGGCCTGTCAAGATGATGTTTCCCTTTGTGTCTTCGCGAATGGCCACATTGCCGCGCTCGTTCATCGGGGTCGTTTCGGGGACGAGGAGATCGCGAAGCTGTTCGTTGTAAATCTCGACATATGTAGCTTTCAGCGACCACTCGCGGTCACCAAGCGTATTCTGCTGGCTAAATCCTCGTGGGCCTTTGAGATGGGAAAGAGAACTGCGGTTCGCCTTGGCTTTGGACTTTGGGGTCTCGGGAGTATCGAGCTTTTCAAAGAGCGCTATGGCAGCTCTGGGAATGACACCTGGATATTGGTTAGCAAGCGCAGTCGCCGCTTGTTCGCTTCAACGTACCCATCAGCTCTTGGTCATATTGTTCACCTGGGCCTGAAGTACCCATGGTGTATGATTTGCCAGCACCAGACTGGCCATATGCCATTAAGGATACATTGTAACCTTGGGTGAAAGCGCCAATGCAGTCCGACACATAATCCCACACACCCTCCTGTTGTGTATCTGAGCTGAAGACTCGGTCAAAAACAAACAGTTTGCGACCTTGAGGGGAATCGATTGCAAGGCTGGTATCGGAGGTCGTTTGGACCATAGCTCGTTGAAATCGCTGCGGAATCAGATCGTATCCAGGATCGTTAGGGTTCAACGGCGGTCGTACTCGAACGGCTGACAACGAACAAGCATTAGTAACCCGAAAGTTTGGTGACAACGGTCGACTTACCGACTTTGACCGCCGTCCGACTTTCGTCGTCTGAGGCTCTGCTCCCGCCTCCAGTCTTGCTCGTCATGCTCAACCTGCTACTGCTTCTAGGATGGGCTCTTGCGATGGCGCTCATGGGCCTTTGAGGGATTCCTCCCGGCGAGGCCGGGGGCGAGGTCGCCATGGCTAAGTTGCGAAAGAAATGCGCGGTGTCTCAGTTCTCGTAATCGTCAACGGCGATGTATGTCGCAAAAGCTGTCAAGGCCACAAAGGGCTTCTTTGTATATTGTCTTCCTCGGAGGGAGAAGAGGTCGTCTTTCAGAACGTCATAGATGATTGCAGCGCCACGAGAGTCGTCGGTTGGTGAGGGGATCGCGAAGTGTTCCAGACGGTCTCACGTGCGGCAGTTGACCTTTGGGGGACTCGTAGAAGTTTCAACGAGTGAGCGCGAGGCGGATGTCGATTGTTTATTCAGACCAGGGGTGTAGGGGGAAAATGTAATTAAACAAGCGACCACGGACGATCGGGCGACGGAGTTGTCGAGGGCTGGGTCTAGGTCTGGGCTGGCAATTCCTCGTTCCAGTTGTGGAGCGGGACGTAAGTCGCTAGCGGAGGGGCTTTTGTCAGGGTGGAATTGGTAAAAGGTGAGAGAAAAGAGCGGAGGAGaagggaagagagaagaaagcgGTGGGAGAGGAGGTTGTAGATGATGCAGAGGCAGGAGAAATAACTTCAACGGGCGGGCCGTTGGCTGTTTGATCACTTTTCAGTTCAGGAGTAGAAAAAGCAACAGAAAAAAAGGGACGGGACAGCCTCAAAGTGGAATCAAGCCCACCAGGGGTAAACTGGACAGTTAGGTTCAGACTTCAGTATCTTCCAGCTTCCTTCGATTCATTTAGGGGACTTTGTCAGTGCCAGCCAACACACACTCAGCGGGATGGAGGGCTGTCAAGTCCGCCCCTGGGGGACTAGAGGTACATTAGCGCTGGGCCGGCTCGGGCAACGTTGTCAGGTACCTCGCGTCTGATGGACGTGATTGCCTGACCCCTGAATCTTAGGGATGGGCTAGTGGCGCTTTAGGTTAGGTGATGGCGGAGAGGGCGCCTACTGGTTGGACAGCTTCGCTTTAACTGGATCCCTCCCCCGGCGCTGGTAACCTGGTCCGAGCAACCAGGCCCAAGGCCAGTACTTTAGTGGCATGGACCCTCCAAATGGTTTGTATGCTTGGACCCTTTGCATCAGTGCCATAATCTGAATAATATTTGGTGATAGTGTTGGAAGAGACTGATTGGGACTTTACTGGACCAATTAAGCTGTGAGAGTCAGTTCTCATTTCTTTGAAATGTGACATCCAACGTGCTGATTCATGAACCGTATTCCTGAGAAGAAAAAAACTCCATTTGTTCTCGCACTACTTGGCCGATCCCAGCTCGACCCAAGCAACAGGCAACGCATCCTCGTGGATGTTGAGAGTTAAACTGCTTAATCAGGCCTTATTTATGATCGTCTTTGCAAGCAACAAAGTCAAACCAACCACCTCGATTAGTCTCTCGGACCAATTCAAATGCCTCTTCAGCCCGAGGCGATCTTTTCTGTTCTTTCTGTTCAGGGGCCGAATCTAATATCCGACGCGTCCAAACTAACTTAGCGGCACATCGTCGCGTTTGTCGGATGGGTATGGCTGGATGTCATCAAACCAATGCAAGAACGGTAACCGATATACCGGTTTCACGCCAAGTTTCCatagaagaaaagaatacCGTTAGACATTGACTCAACGGTGAATTTGATGTCTTGTGTCGTCGACAGAGTTTTCAACGTCCCCTCTCGATGCGTTGTCAACTTGACCCATATCGAAACTTACCTTGCGGTTATGGCGGTCACGCAGCAAAATACATATGCAAGTACCTTGATATCACGAACATCGACGCGTATCACTCTGCAGACAATGCTACACGGAATGCACCAGCAACCGCCCCATGCACACCATCCCGTTTAACAATTTCGTTGCTTTTGGCGCCCGAGACAACTATCAAGATCCCTCCGATAACTAACCCATCAACCATCTCCTTTAACTTTCGTCCCATCTACTGTTACAGTAAGATCCAGGGTCTAAGACGATCGTCTCCTAAATAATCGGGCAGATAATTAATAACCTGAGACTTTCTCTTCAGCGCTTTACCCATGTCCCTCTGAGCCTAGCCTGGAGCTCACATGGCGCCCCATTTGAAGCGAGGTCTCTTGGTCGATTAGTTACGGAGTATTGAATGGCATCATTTCGCGACATGAGAAGCAAAATGTGGAAACAGTTACTGTGACCGGCATGGTTTCTGTCCGCGTTTGGAGTCGTATTCAACTGCGGAAGCAAATCGCGGGGGTCAAACACACCACGCCCACGGTATGTTTCAGGTCCAAGCCCCCACTCCTAATCCCAATGAAACCTTGATACTTCGAACCTGTTACTatcatttcttcttttgaaCAATCTTACATGACCTGACAAGTGTTCAACGGTGAGCTATCATAGGTTATGAACTGTTGGTCCTTGTTAGACTCTCTTGTCTGCCTGGCAAGGCCATTGTTACATTAAGATATCAGGCACTGCATGTCTGATTGTCCGAGACACTTCGTCTCACCAAAGGAAAGCCACTTGGTCAATGGAACGCATGCATGTTGCCAGCATGAACTACCGGAGACCTCGGCGGTTGAGCCTGTCTTATTCGTCAGCCTTAAGAATTTCGTTCTCGCTTGTTGCTTCATAAAATCGCCAGGGATCTTGGTTGTCACAGTAGCTGTCAATGGTCGGCTTATCCACTATCAAAACAACAGGGCTGGTGCTCAGTCGGTGCCACTGAGAAAATGTCTTCACGAGAAAACGAGTCAAGAATTGAACTCTTGGAGTGGACAGACACCATGGAAACGGATATAAGATGTGGATTGTGTTAACTTCCTATACCTCCACTTCGCTAGTTGGATCTACCAAACACACTGCTGATTACCACGATATAGCTCCAAACACTGCTATATAAACTATTAGCTTGGTAATAGTCCAACTGTTCACAGAGCCCTGTGATTAAACATGAAACTTTTGTTATCGCAATGTTACTGTTCCTTTGCAGGATAGACCATCTCTATATTTATCCCTGTCCCTACCCTGAGCCGTCCATATTCCATGAATTATAGACACTGACTCTTGCTTCGACTTTCTTTTGACAACCGCCACGATGTTGTGCCTCCTCATTGAGACTTTACAACGTCACGATGTGACGTTGCGCAGCTTGGTTACTGACGCATGTTGTGTTCGCTAAACAGCTTCCCCTGTCGAGGAACGGCACTGAAGGTTGAAGCTTGCATCACGGAGAGAAGGTAGTCGGAGAATGAGAGACGAGTCAGTATGCATATGATGTATCATCAATAAAGCAGCGTGATATAGCACAGGATTCTGACTTACACATAAGCTTCAATCCTCGCCGTTGAGATCGTCATCAAATGGACTTCGCTTCGGAGTATCGTCTATATCTTAGGCTATAATCGAcggtattattatattttcgACCAAGTCTTATCATTATGCTAAGGAATACGTTTTGTTTTCCTGGGATCAAATACGAGATGATGCCTCCTTTGAGGatttctcttttctcctccGTGCCTCAAGTGATCGTGGCTTGCGAGGATCACCTGGACTACATGCCTATGGAACTCTGTCACCACTGAGGGAAGTTCGCAGTTATGATTGGAGAACTGATACTTGCATGGAACGTAAACTTGGAGATCAGCGGTGACTATCGTGGATACTGTACTCTGTAGATGTTGTGCTATTCCGAAAAATGGCATGAACTTGGCACTGTCCTAATCTTTTTGACCAATTTTATCAAGGAAGCACAAGCCCTCATGCGGAAGCAAGCCGCTGGAAGGTCATATGATGACTGCCAAATTGTGACAAGAAAGTGTATGGAGAAGATAACAAGACGAATAGTTCTTGTCCAGTCTCACGAGAGCTATAGGTTACTCTACATATACGCAGCCGAGATCTGTGATAGACTAAAACAAATTACTACACTGATCAATGGCTACCACTCAACAAGGGCATGAAGCCATGCGTAACATGACTTTATTGTATCTCATATCTCATTTTCACTCGGTAGTGGTGAGGTGGCAAGCTCCTTAACAGCTACACGTGACTTTGGCGTTTTTCGTGTGCCATCCAGACCAAGGTCGTCGCGTCACAGCGCGCCCCGCCATTGACCGTAGAGAGCCTCAACTTCAAATTAACGATCATCAATGGTAATCGTCCAAATATCGCAAACAAAATGGCGCCCGATGTGATTgatctcatctcatcgagCCCGCCACCAAGCCAGTCCATTCCACCCTCTGCACAAGTACCCGAGACCAATCACATCGTTGAACCAGAGAAGCGACACCTGCCAAGCATCGACGCAACCCATTCTGTATCACCTGGACTATTTCTCTCCGATGATTTCGATACAACGATAGACCTCGATGAGTCAATATTGGTCGATTCAAACCCGAACAAAAGACGATGTCTTTATCCCCCAGCGCAACCACCTCCGCTCAAGCGCGTTTCTCCAGCTCCAGAACCTCAAACAATTCTCCCGCCAGTGCGAACGAATGGGAATGGGCGAGCTTCTGTCGCTTCTGACCCTATAGAACTTACGAGTTCTCCAATATTTGCATCACATAGCCAGCTGGAACCTTCGACATATACTGGCAAACCTTCGACAGATACTATCAGCAAGCCCACTAAACAACCGCTTGACGCTGAAGACTCTGATCCTTTCGCAAGTTCACCACAACCAGTGCGACGATCGCCTCCAAAGCCCAAGCCACTCGCAAGACCTATAGAATCTTCCGACCCTTTCGCAAGTTCACCCCACCAAGCGCCGGTAACGACCAAGGTGCCCGAGGCTATCATAACATCACCGCCTGCGCCTCCGCCGAAACCTGCACCAAAGCCAGCCCCAAAGAAGAATGCCACATGGGATCCAATCTCTAGTTCGGCGCCAGATGTCTTCTCTTTCGATTCATCACCGCCACGGAAGAACAATAACGTTATTAACATTGACGACTCCGATGGCGGGGACGGTTCCGAGGATGAATTGCCAGATATCGCTTCTTTCGATGTTGCCAAGATGCGACGTCGATCGCAACTTCAGCGCTCACAAAGCGATGTTGGATCATCAAGATCTCGAACAAAGCCCGCAGCTTCGAATACAAAGTCAGCAGCAGAGCGAGCacgagaaaaagaagcaaaggcAGCAGCCAAAGAAGTCGAAAAAGAGACCAAACGACGAGAGAAACAGGAAGCCAAGGAAGCCAAACTTCGCGAGAAGGAACGCGCT contains these protein-coding regions:
- a CDS encoding methylated-DNA-protein-cysteine methyltransferase like protein; the encoded protein is MPRSDEAQAFFHAVYSAVQEIPHGKVTTYGHIAMLVGTPQRPRQVGVCLKHLPADPSQPFNHENVPWQRVINSKGQISPRSQPGGSRSQADALQAEAVQVETNAMGEHSVDFSKYGWFPELLPSEENDQGE